Sequence from the Candidatus Methanoperedens sp. genome:
GCCATTTACTTGATGGGTGCCTTGTTATCGATCTGAATACAAGGGCAGAAGAAATAGTTGAAAATATTTCAAAAAGGCTTGCAATGACACATCACATCACCAGAGTCCTGGGTATAGGCGTGTCGAGTGAACCGGAAATTGTGAATCTTGTTGAAAAAAATATGCCGGACTTTGAAGGGACATACAATATCCGTGTCAAACGGGTAAGAGACCACCCTGCAATAAACACTGAATCGATGGAGAGGCAAATCGGAGGTATTTTTTACAAAAAAGGAAAACGTGCAAACCTGAAAAATCCACAAATACAGTTCAGGGTAGTGCTTACGGAAGATAAAAGCATTTTCTCCAGCCTGATTTGTTCAATTGACCGCAGTATTTTCGAAGCGCGAAAACCACATTTCAAGCCTTTTTTTTATCCTGGTGTCCTGATGCCAAGGGTTGCAAGAGCGCTTGTGAATATTTCAATGCCGCAGGAAATCCTCTTAGACCCATTCTGCGGAACCGGGGGAATTCTTGTGGAAGCCGGGTTGATTGGTATAAAAGTGATAGGCGGGGACATGCAAAGGAA
This genomic interval carries:
- a CDS encoding methyltransferase domain-containing protein, giving the protein MLIAFELSGEHNTIPGSEVLSCLRSLNADFQVCHLLDGCLVIDLNTRAEEIVENISKRLAMTHHITRVLGIGVSSEPEIVNLVEKNMPDFEGTYNIRVKRVRDHPAINTESMERQIGGIFYKKGKRANLKNPQIQFRVVLTEDKSIFSSLICSIDRSIFEARKPHFKPFFYPGVLMPRVARALVNISMPQEILLDPFCGTGGILVEAGLIGIKVIGGDMQRKILLGAKMNLDHYNANYSLMYEDACRLALRDQSVDAVVTDPPYGRSAAIKAESLEIMLAISMKEIYRVLKPGKRAVFVSERLIEAIAKDAGFEVVETHLQRVHKSLTRRILVLEKPV